From Buchnera aphidicola (Cinara pseudotaxifoliae):
AAGTATGAACTATTAAAAAAAAAAAAAAAAGATTGTTTAGTAAAAAATAGATGCAAAATAACCTTTTAAAAAAAAAAAAAAAAAAAAGAAAGAAATAATACCTTTAATATAGTATACTGTAATTCAATCAATTATTTTTAGAAATTATAAGAAGATTATCAATGAAAAAATCATTCAGTATAGCTGTACTTCCAGGCGATGGAATTGGACCTGAAGTTATGTTAGAAGCATACAAAGTTTTAAACGTTATTAATTGTCAGTCAGGTTATAAAATAAATACTCGAGAATTCGATATTGGTGGTGTAGCATTTGATAAATTTGGTACTCCTTTACCCAAAAAAACACTAGATGGTTGTATTAATTCTGATGCTATTTTATTTGGATCTGTAGGAGGAAAAAAGTGGTCATGTTTATCTAAAAAAAAACAACCCGAAAGAGGCGCTTTATTACCACTCAGACAATTTTTTGATTTATTCATTAACATTAGACCTATTAAGTTGATTAACGCCTTAAAAAAGCTTTCTCCGCTGCGAGAAGATATAGTAAGTAATGGATTTGATATCTTATGTGTTCGAGAGCTTGTAGGAGGCATATATTTCGGTTTACCTAAAGGAAGAAATACATTTGATAAAAAAAATATTTCTGCTTTTGATACAGAAATTTATTCTACTAAAGAAATTGAAAGAATTGCAAAAGTTGCTTTTAGCTTATCTTTAAAAAGAAGAAAGATTGTTGTGTCTGTAGATAAAGCAAATGTTTTAGAAAGTTCAGTTTTATGGAGAGAAGTAGTTACTGCAGTGTCCAAACAATTTCCAGAAGTTACGTTACATCACTTATACATCGATAACGCTGCCATGCAGCTTATAAAAAATCCTAGTCAATTTGACGTTTTATTATGTTCCAATATGTTTGGTGATATTTTATCTGATGAATGTGCCATGTTAACAGGTTCAATTGGAATGTTGCCTTCAGCTAGTCTGAATAAAAAATTTTTTGGATTATTTGAACCTGCTGGAGGATCAGCTCCTGATTTAAAAGGTAAAAATTTAGCTAATCCTATTGCTCAAATTCTTTCTTTAGCTTTACTTTTTAAATACTCTTTAAACTTAAAATATATAGCTGAAAAAATTGAGTTGGCTGTAATAAAAACTTTAAAGAAAGGGTACCGAACAATAGACATTTCAGATGGTAAAAATTATATACATACTAATCAAATGGGGACTAATATTGCTAAAACTTTATCTGAGATAATAAAAGAATGAATACAACGTTATATCAAAAAATATTTAATTCACATTTAATATATAATAATGAAACTATTACACCAATTATATATATTGATCTTCATTTAATACATGAAGTAACTTCCCCTCAGGCATTTAGTGGATTAAGAGAAAAAAACAGAGTCGTGCGCAGACCTCAAAAAACATTTGCGACCATGGACCACAATGTCCCCACTCTCTCTAGGGACTCTGATTCTTCTACTGAAATGGCAAAAATACAAATGTCAACTTTATTAAAAAATTGTCATGATTTTAATATTTCTTGTTATGATTTAAAAAACACGAATCAAGGTATTGTACATGTTGTGGGTCCTGAACAAGGTATGACTTTACCTGGAATGACAGTTGTTTGTGGAGACTCACATACTTCAACTCACGGAGCTTTTGGTGCGTTAGCTTTTGGAATAGGTACTTCTGAAGTAGAGCATGTTTTAGCTACACAAACATTACCGCAAAATTATATGAAGAATATGCGTATATATATTTATGGATCTTTACAAAAAAATGTATATTCTAAAGATATTATTTTAAAGATTATTCATCAACTTGGTACTTCAGGTGGATCTGGTTATGTTATTGAATTTACTGGTCCTATTGTAAAAAAAATGAGTATGGAAAATCGAATGACTATTTGTAATATGGCCATTGAATTAGGTGCAAAATCCGGAATTATTCAACCTGATAATATCACTTATGAATATTTAAAAAATAAAAATTTTGTTCCTAAAAACAAATCCTGGAAAGAATATACGAAACTATGGAATTTATTAAAGTCTGGATCAAAATCTATTTTTGAAAAAGATATATCTATTGATATATCAAATTTATCTCCTCAAATAACATGGGGAACTAATCCGTCACAAGTAATTTCTATTAAAAATAAAATTCCAAAATTAAAATCTTTTCGAGATAAGGATCAATTAGAAAATGCAAAAAGATCTTTAGAGTATATGGGATTAAAACCTGGAACTAGTTTAGTTAATATTCCAATTAACAAAGTATTTATCGGTTCTTGTACTAATTCTCGTATTGAAGACTTGCGAATAGTGGCTTCAGTAGTTAAAAACAAAGTAATTGC
This genomic window contains:
- the leuB gene encoding 3-isopropylmalate dehydrogenase, with amino-acid sequence MKKSFSIAVLPGDGIGPEVMLEAYKVLNVINCQSGYKINTREFDIGGVAFDKFGTPLPKKTLDGCINSDAILFGSVGGKKWSCLSKKKQPERGALLPLRQFFDLFINIRPIKLINALKKLSPLREDIVSNGFDILCVRELVGGIYFGLPKGRNTFDKKNISAFDTEIYSTKEIERIAKVAFSLSLKRRKIVVSVDKANVLESSVLWREVVTAVSKQFPEVTLHHLYIDNAAMQLIKNPSQFDVLLCSNMFGDILSDECAMLTGSIGMLPSASLNKKFFGLFEPAGGSAPDLKGKNLANPIAQILSLALLFKYSLNLKYIAEKIELAVIKTLKKGYRTIDISDGKNYIHTNQMGTNIAKTLSEIIKE
- the leuC gene encoding 3-isopropylmalate dehydratase large subunit, with protein sequence MNTTLYQKIFNSHLIYNNETITPIIYIDLHLIHEVTSPQAFSGLREKNRVVRRPQKTFATMDHNVPTLSRDSDSSTEMAKIQMSTLLKNCHDFNISCYDLKNTNQGIVHVVGPEQGMTLPGMTVVCGDSHTSTHGAFGALAFGIGTSEVEHVLATQTLPQNYMKNMRIYIYGSLQKNVYSKDIILKIIHQLGTSGGSGYVIEFTGPIVKKMSMENRMTICNMAIELGAKSGIIQPDNITYEYLKNKNFVPKNKSWKEYTKLWNLLKSGSKSIFEKDISIDISNLSPQITWGTNPSQVISIKNKIPKLKSFRDKDQLENAKRSLEYMGLKPGTSLVNIPINKVFIGSCTNSRIEDLRIVASVVKNKVIADNIEALIVPGSGLVKKQAEKEGLDKIFKKSGFQWRHAGCSMCLGMNEDQLKPYERCASTSNRNFEGRQGLNGRTHLMSPWLAAQTALYGKFVNV